The Microlunatus antarcticus DNA segment TCATCGACCGGACCGCGCTGATCCTCGACATCTTCGCCCAGCACGCCAAGAGCGCGGAGGGCAAGGCCCAGGTCGAGCTCGCGCAGCTCAACTACCTCAAGCAGCGCCTGCGCGGCTGGGGTGGCAACCTCTCGCGCCAGGCCGGTGGTCGCGCCGCCGGCGGTGCGGGCATCGGTGGCCGCGGACCGGGTGAGACCAAGCTGGAGACCGACCGCCGCCGGATCAACCACCGCATCTCGCGCCTGCGCAGCGCGCTGCGGGACATGGACGGCACGCGGGAGACGAAACGGGCCGAGCGGCGGCGCCACCAGGTGCCGTCGGTCGCGATCGTGGGCTACACCAACGCGGGCAAGTCGAGCCTCCTCAACCGGCTCACCGGGGCGGGCGTGCTCGTCGAGGACGCGCTGTTCGCGACGCTGGACCCGACCACGCGTCGTTCGGCCACCGTGGACGGGCGGGTCTTCACGCTCACCGACACCGTCGGGTTCGTCCGGCACCTGCCCCACGACCTGGTCGAGGCCTTCGCGTCCACGCTGGAGGAGTCGGCGCAGGCCGACCTCCTGCTCCACGTGGTCGACGGGTCGGACCCCGACCCCGAGGGCCAGATCCACGCCGTGCACGAGGTGCTGACGCAGATCGGCGCGGGCACCGTCTCCGAGCTCGTCGTGATCAACAAGTCGGACCTGGCCACCCCCGACGCGATCGCCGCGCTCCGGGCGCGCCACCGCGACGCGGTCGTCGTGTCGGCCCGGACGGGCGAGGGCTTCGAAGAGCTCCGGCGCACGCTCGAGTCCCGGCTGCCCCGGCCCGAGGTCGAGGTCCACGCGCTGATCCCGTACGAGCGGGGCGACCTGCTCGACCGGGTGCACCAGGCCGGCGAGCTGCTCACCACCGAGCACACCGGCGAAGGGACGCTCGTCGTCGCGCGGGTGAACGCCGACCTGGCCGGCGAGCTCGCCGTCTTCGAGCGGGGGAGCGTGCCCGCGGACCCCACCGTCCGCGGTGCCTGAGCAGACCCTCACGGCGCCGACCGGTTCGACCCGGCCGGCGTCCGAGGCGGCGAAGCCCGGCCACCGCCAGGTGCTGGACGACGCCGTCGCCGGCATCGGCGGCTCCGACCGGCCGGGTCAGCACGCGATGGCCGACGCGGTCGCCCAGGCGCTCGGTGACGGGCGGCACCTCCTCGTCCAGGCGGGGACGGGCACCGGCAAGTCGCTCGGCTACCTCGCCCCCGCCCTGGTCTGGCTGACCGAGCACCCGGGGGAGCGGATCGTCGTGGCGACCGCGACGCTCGCGCTGCAGGCCCAGCTCGCGCACGCCGACATCCCGGCCGCGATCGACGCGGTCGAGCACGTGACCGGCAAGCGCCCCGAGTTCTCCGTGCTCAAGGGCCGCAGCAACTACGCCTGCCTGCTCCGGGTGCGGGACGGCGGCACGTCCGACCAGGGCACGCTGATCTCCGCGGACGACCTGGTGGCGACGGCCCGGACCGCCCCGACCGCCGACTCCGCGCTCGGGGCCGAGGTCCTGGCCCTGCGCGAGTGGGCCGAGGACCAGGCGTCGACCGGCGGCGTCGCGGACCGTGACGACGCCCCCACCCACAGCGACCGGGCCTGGCACCAGGTGTCGGTCCCCGCCCGGGAGTGCCTGGGGGCCCAGCGGTGCCCGCACGGGGACTCCTGCCTGGTCGAGGTCTCCCGCGACCGGGCGCGTTCCGCGAGCCTCGTCGTCACCAACCACGCGCTCCTGGCGATCGACGCGATGCAGGGCGGGACGGCGGTGCCCGAGCACCGGGCCGTCATCGTGGACGAGGCGCACGAGCTCGTCGCCCGCGTGACCGGCGCGGCCTCGGGCGAGCTGAGCCCGCAGCAGGTCGAGCGGGTCGGCAAGCGGGCCGTGACGTTCCTGTCCGACGAGACGGCCCTGGAGCTGCTCGAGTCCGCCGACGACCTGCGCGAGGCGCTGGACGAGTCGCCGCTCGAGCGCGTCGAGGACCCGTCCTCGGCCTTCGTCGCGGCCGTGGAGCGGGTGCGTGCCGCGTCGCGGGCCGCAGTCTCCGGGCTCACGAGCGGCTCGGAGAAGGCGAGCCCCGAGCAGCGGCAGGCCGCCGCGGCGGTGAGTGAGGTCTTCGACGTCGCCGAGCGGATGGCCGCGCTGTCGGCGTACGACGTGGTGTGGGTGACCGAGCGGGAACGTTCCGGGCGCGAGGCGCGCGTCGCGCCCCTGTCCGTCGCCGGGCTC contains these protein-coding regions:
- the hflX gene encoding GTPase HflX, translated to MSLPRTDDPTLDDDAVRPEDELVVETVRRPRAPRPVDPDGVDGEQLDRADRQSLRRVGGMSTELADISEVEYRQLLLERVVLVSVWTTGSQVDVDNSVAELKLLAETAGSQVLEGLVQRRAIPDPATYIGSGKVAELREVVVSTGADTVICDGELSPAQLRNLEDKVKVKVIDRTALILDIFAQHAKSAEGKAQVELAQLNYLKQRLRGWGGNLSRQAGGRAAGGAGIGGRGPGETKLETDRRRINHRISRLRSALRDMDGTRETKRAERRRHQVPSVAIVGYTNAGKSSLLNRLTGAGVLVEDALFATLDPTTRRSATVDGRVFTLTDTVGFVRHLPHDLVEAFASTLEESAQADLLLHVVDGSDPDPEGQIHAVHEVLTQIGAGTVSELVVINKSDLATPDAIAALRARHRDAVVVSARTGEGFEELRRTLESRLPRPEVEVHALIPYERGDLLDRVHQAGELLTTEHTGEGTLVVARVNADLAGELAVFERGSVPADPTVRGA
- a CDS encoding ATP-dependent DNA helicase, giving the protein MADAVAQALGDGRHLLVQAGTGTGKSLGYLAPALVWLTEHPGERIVVATATLALQAQLAHADIPAAIDAVEHVTGKRPEFSVLKGRSNYACLLRVRDGGTSDQGTLISADDLVATARTAPTADSALGAEVLALREWAEDQASTGGVADRDDAPTHSDRAWHQVSVPARECLGAQRCPHGDSCLVEVSRDRARSASLVVTNHALLAIDAMQGGTAVPEHRAVIVDEAHELVARVTGAASGELSPQQVERVGKRAVTFLSDETALELLESADDLREALDESPLERVEDPSSAFVAAVERVRAASRAAVSGLTSGSEKASPEQRQAAAAVSEVFDVAERMAALSAYDVVWVTERERSGREARVAPLSVAGLMRSAVFGERTVVLTSATLKLGDDFGPSAGSLGLRARDRDDESSPYVPVASGGDKAGADVVVPWRALDVGSPFDYRHQAIRYVARTLPTPGRDGMSKEVLDEIAELVWAAGGRTLGLFSSRRAAEAAAVHVRRQLPKMTILCQGDAQLSDLTRRFTAEETTSLFGTLSLWQGVDVPGATCQLVIIDRIPFPRPDEPLTLARQKAVADAGGNGFMSVAATHAALLLAQGSGRLVRRSSDRGVVAVLDPRLVTARYGSFLRASMPDMWETTDREIAVGALRRLAETP